The following proteins come from a genomic window of Marinobacter sp. MDS2:
- the ispG gene encoding flavodoxin-dependent (E)-4-hydroxy-3-methylbut-2-enyl-diphosphate synthase has protein sequence MKQDSPIKRRKSRQIMVGDVPVGGDAPIAVQSMTNTNTCDVAATVGQINAIQEAGADIVRVSVPSMEAAEAFGQIRKQVSVPLVADIHFDHKIALRVAELGVDCLRINPGNIGRDDRVSAVINAAKDRNIPIRIGVNAGSLEKALQRKYGEPTPEALVESAMRHIDILDRHDFQDFKVSLKASEVFMTVAAYRLIAEQIEQPLHLGITEAGGFRSGTVKSSIGLGMLLMDGIGDTIRVSLAADPVQEIKVGFDILKSLRLRSHGINFIACPSCSRQNFDVIQTMNDLEARLEDVNRSLDVAIIGCIVNGPGEAREADIGLTGGSPKNLFYLHGKPNQKLVNETLTDDLERLIREEIARREEQDSLLIAKSED, from the coding sequence ATGAAACAAGATTCCCCGATCAAAAGACGTAAATCCCGGCAGATCATGGTTGGTGATGTGCCCGTAGGTGGCGATGCACCTATCGCGGTTCAAAGCATGACCAACACCAATACCTGCGATGTCGCTGCGACGGTAGGGCAAATTAACGCCATTCAGGAGGCCGGCGCAGATATCGTTCGGGTCTCCGTGCCGTCTATGGAAGCCGCAGAAGCCTTCGGTCAAATTCGCAAGCAGGTTTCGGTGCCGTTGGTTGCGGATATCCATTTCGATCATAAAATCGCACTTCGGGTTGCTGAGCTTGGTGTTGACTGTTTGCGGATCAACCCGGGGAATATCGGCCGTGACGATCGAGTGAGCGCTGTGATCAATGCCGCCAAAGATCGCAATATTCCCATTCGTATCGGCGTCAATGCGGGCTCTCTCGAAAAAGCGCTGCAGCGTAAGTACGGCGAGCCCACGCCCGAGGCGTTGGTTGAATCCGCCATGCGCCACATTGATATTCTGGACCGACACGATTTTCAGGATTTCAAGGTAAGTTTGAAGGCGTCTGAAGTGTTTATGACGGTCGCGGCCTACCGCTTGATTGCAGAACAAATTGAGCAGCCTTTGCATCTCGGCATCACTGAAGCCGGCGGGTTCCGTTCAGGTACGGTGAAATCTTCTATCGGTTTGGGCATGTTGTTGATGGACGGCATTGGCGACACGATACGTGTATCGCTGGCAGCTGATCCGGTTCAAGAGATCAAAGTCGGCTTTGATATCCTGAAAAGTCTGCGCTTGCGCAGCCACGGTATTAACTTTATTGCGTGCCCGAGCTGTTCCAGACAGAACTTCGATGTGATTCAGACCATGAACGATTTGGAAGCGCGGTTGGAAGACGTGAACCGCTCGTTGGATGTGGCAATCATCGGCTGCATCGTTAATGGTCCGGGCGAAGCTCGCGAAGCAGACATCGGTTTGACCGGTGGTTCGCCGAAGAATCTGTTTTATCTTCACGGAAAGCCAAACCAAAAGTTGGTCAATGAAACGCTGACGGATGACTTGGAACGGTTGATTCGAGAAGAGATTGCTCGTCGCGAAGAGCAGGACTCGTTGTTGATCGCTAAGTCCGAAGACTGA
- the hisS gene encoding histidine--tRNA ligase: protein MAKIQAIRGMNDILPDQTPVWQYVESTVRKVLSQYGYQEIRMPIVEQTDLFKRSIGEVTDIVEKEMYTFEDRNGDSLTLRPEGTAGCVRAAEEHGLLFNQTRRLWYTGPMFRHERPQKGRYRQFHQIGVECFGMAGPDIDAELLMLTARLWDEFGLTAHARLEINSIGTSEARKVYREALVSYLEQYHDELDEDSKRRLTTNPLRILDSKDPNTRKLLENAPSLGEYLDEESVAHFEQLKALLDAAGVAYTVNPALVRGLDYYGKTVFEWVTESLGAQGTICAGGRYDGLVQQLGGKPTVAVGFAMGLERLILLLETLDLIPGEVNNQADVYVTAMGEQSVAPAMAIANTLRNALPGKVVITHCGGGSFKSQMKKADRSGARYAVILGENEVANGTVGLKPLRDDQAQQEVSQSELANVLAPLL from the coding sequence TTGGCTAAAATTCAGGCAATCCGGGGGATGAATGACATTCTTCCGGACCAGACACCTGTCTGGCAGTACGTTGAATCAACGGTTCGCAAAGTGCTTTCCCAATACGGCTATCAGGAAATACGCATGCCGATTGTGGAGCAGACCGATCTTTTCAAGCGATCCATCGGCGAAGTCACCGACATTGTCGAAAAAGAAATGTATACCTTCGAGGATCGCAACGGTGACAGCCTGACCCTCCGCCCCGAGGGCACAGCAGGTTGCGTGCGTGCTGCTGAAGAGCATGGTTTGCTGTTCAATCAGACGCGCCGCCTGTGGTACACCGGCCCGATGTTCCGTCATGAACGCCCGCAGAAAGGCCGTTACCGCCAGTTCCATCAGATTGGCGTAGAGTGTTTCGGCATGGCGGGTCCGGACATCGACGCTGAGCTGTTGATGTTGACGGCTCGCTTATGGGATGAGTTTGGCTTGACGGCACATGCTCGCCTCGAGATTAACTCCATCGGTACCAGCGAAGCCCGAAAAGTATACCGGGAAGCATTGGTCAGCTATCTCGAGCAGTATCATGATGAGCTGGATGAAGACAGCAAGCGCCGTTTAACCACCAACCCGCTTCGAATTCTGGACAGCAAAGACCCGAATACTCGCAAGTTGCTCGAGAATGCGCCGAGCTTGGGTGAGTACCTGGACGAAGAGTCTGTGGCTCACTTTGAACAGCTCAAAGCATTGCTGGATGCCGCAGGTGTGGCTTATACCGTTAATCCGGCGCTGGTTCGTGGCCTCGATTACTACGGTAAGACGGTGTTTGAATGGGTTACCGAAAGTCTGGGTGCACAAGGAACAATCTGTGCCGGCGGTCGTTACGATGGGTTGGTTCAGCAGTTGGGCGGCAAACCCACGGTGGCGGTCGGCTTTGCGATGGGCCTGGAGCGTCTGATTTTGCTTCTGGAAACTCTCGACCTGATTCCGGGCGAGGTCAATAATCAGGCCGACGTTTATGTCACCGCGATGGGTGAGCAGAGTGTGGCCCCGGCGATGGCGATTGCGAATACGTTGAGAAATGCGTTGCCCGGCAAAGTGGTGATTACCCATTGCGGTGGTGGAAGTTTCAAAAGCCAGATGAAGAAGGCCGATCGCAGCGGTGCTCGCTATGCGGTGATTCTTGGCGAAAATGAGGTGGCGAATGGCACCGTAGGGTTAAAGCCGTTGCGGGATGATCAGGCCCAACAGGAAGTCTCGCAGTCAGAGTTAGCTAATGTTCTGGCGCCACTGCTATAA
- a CDS encoding tetratricopeptide repeat protein, with amino-acid sequence MAELRTEEEQVQAIKDWWKKNGSSLLIGIGAALAIVFGWQAWQNHQAQERAEAANQFTTLLTAFSTGDEDSNNTVEFVAESLREEHDSSAYAIYGNLVLARQQMMVENNPEAAVESLQWALEKATDYKALSLVIRHRLAQAQFAAGQHDGALETLDGASDAKTFSAVFSELRGDILLAKGDMEGAREAYLTAREQGPSRGGDLLELKLSDLGVGEGA; translated from the coding sequence ATGGCTGAGTTACGCACCGAGGAAGAACAGGTTCAGGCGATCAAGGACTGGTGGAAAAAGAACGGTAGCTCACTGCTAATCGGTATTGGTGCAGCCTTGGCGATCGTGTTCGGTTGGCAGGCTTGGCAAAACCATCAGGCCCAAGAGCGCGCAGAAGCCGCGAATCAGTTTACAACGCTGCTGACAGCATTCTCGACAGGCGACGAAGACAGCAACAACACTGTTGAATTTGTAGCCGAGTCGTTGCGTGAAGAGCACGATAGCAGCGCTTACGCCATTTACGGTAATCTCGTGTTGGCCCGTCAGCAGATGATGGTAGAGAACAACCCTGAAGCAGCCGTCGAATCGTTGCAATGGGCTTTGGAAAAAGCGACTGACTATAAGGCATTGTCGCTGGTGATTCGTCATCGCCTGGCGCAAGCTCAGTTTGCTGCTGGCCAGCACGACGGAGCTTTGGAAACCCTGGATGGTGCGAGTGACGCGAAAACCTTCTCAGCAGTTTTTTCCGAGCTGAGAGGCGACATCCTTCTCGCCAAAGGCGATATGGAAGGAGCTCGAGAAGCTTATCTTACGGCTAGAGAGCAAGGCCCGTCTCGTGGTGGAGATCTGCTGGAACTCAAACTGTCTGACCTTGGTGTCGGGGAGGGCGCTTGA
- the bamB gene encoding outer membrane protein assembly factor BamB, with amino-acid sequence MPLGRNKPFGLISLCAALAVLLAGCSSNDTFEQPAPVPEIETSVEFERVWKMSVGDGHDGEFLQLAPLYAGDVIYAASADGHVVTVAAEDGKVVWEKELDERVFAGPGADGRQLYLVTRDAELIALSSENGSENWRVDLPTEVLAAPQSNGSLVVVQTTDGRVISFDTAKGEQLWQYEAQVPVLTMRTAAAPLVGADIVIASFANGRVIALTAENGQPVWQYQVGQAQGRTELERLVDIGGQPLVLDSAIMVVGYQGKLALIDIRSGQEIWSRTASSFYSPAIGNGNIFLAVANGDIVALRGNDRRELWVQSDLAWRQVTRPAVTGEHLVVGDYEGYLHVLQMSDGRLVGQTKYDSDGIRVPVQVLSNGNLLVYGNGGKMSVLKLEQED; translated from the coding sequence ATGCCTTTGGGGCGCAACAAACCGTTCGGACTGATTTCATTGTGCGCGGCCTTGGCCGTGTTGCTGGCTGGGTGCAGTTCCAACGACACGTTTGAGCAGCCGGCGCCAGTGCCGGAAATTGAAACCTCTGTTGAATTTGAGCGGGTTTGGAAAATGTCCGTTGGCGACGGGCACGACGGCGAGTTTCTGCAGTTGGCTCCGCTTTATGCGGGAGATGTGATCTACGCGGCTTCTGCGGATGGCCACGTGGTTACTGTCGCCGCCGAAGACGGAAAAGTCGTTTGGGAGAAAGAGCTCGATGAACGGGTTTTTGCGGGCCCCGGTGCCGACGGGCGACAGCTTTACTTAGTCACCCGCGACGCAGAATTGATTGCGTTGTCTAGTGAAAACGGCAGTGAAAACTGGCGTGTCGATTTGCCGACAGAGGTGCTGGCAGCGCCCCAATCCAATGGTTCTTTGGTGGTTGTTCAAACCACGGATGGGCGAGTGATCAGTTTCGATACCGCGAAGGGCGAGCAGCTCTGGCAGTATGAGGCGCAAGTGCCGGTGCTGACCATGCGCACAGCTGCAGCACCTCTGGTAGGGGCTGATATTGTAATCGCGTCGTTCGCCAATGGGCGAGTGATAGCCTTGACGGCAGAGAATGGCCAACCAGTGTGGCAGTATCAGGTGGGCCAGGCCCAAGGGCGCACAGAGTTGGAGCGGTTGGTTGATATTGGCGGCCAGCCACTGGTGCTGGATTCCGCTATTATGGTAGTCGGTTACCAGGGAAAACTGGCGTTGATCGACATCCGATCAGGGCAGGAGATCTGGAGCCGCACAGCATCCAGCTTCTATTCACCGGCCATAGGTAACGGTAATATCTTCCTTGCAGTGGCAAACGGAGACATTGTGGCATTGCGGGGTAATGACCGCCGAGAGCTTTGGGTGCAAAGTGATTTGGCATGGCGCCAGGTGACGCGTCCAGCCGTGACCGGTGAACATCTGGTTGTCGGAGACTATGAAGGTTATCTGCATGTCTTGCAGATGAGCGATGGTCGCCTGGTTGGCCAAACGAAGTATGACAGTGACGGTATCCGCGTACCTGTCCAGGTACTGAGTAATGGTAACCTGTTGGTTTATGGTAACGGTGGCAAAATGTCGGTTCTCAAGCTTGAGCAAGAAGACTGA
- the der gene encoding ribosome biogenesis GTPase Der, with amino-acid sequence MTPVIALVGRPNVGKSTLFNQMTRTRDALVADFPGLTRDRKYGEGFYEDRKFIVIDTGGLTGQEAGLDSEMAQQSLQAVDEADIVLFLVDGRAGLTAGDEVIADHLRRSDKQAHLVVNKTDGQDPDVAAADFYKLGFQSVFMIAAAHNRGVRSLLEHLLPEPEEPSEQDRADRYPGIRIGVVGRPNVGKSTLVNRMLGEERVVVYDMPGTTRDSIYIPYERHGHEYTLIDTAGVRRRKNVKEVVEKFSIIKTLQAIDDAHVVILVIDAREGLVDQDLHLIGFVLDAGRSLVIAINKWDGMDSEDRAKVKEQVARRLDFLDYADKYYISALHGTGVGTMYESVQASYESSMAKWPTNRLTAILEDAIAQHQPPMVHGRRIKLRYAHQGGSNPPVIVVHGNQVGSLPGAYKRYLENTFRKVLKVVGSPIRFEFRGGENPFANKVDRLTPRQRVKKDNDMKKGRIVKRVRQKSTKR; translated from the coding sequence ATGACCCCAGTAATTGCCCTTGTAGGACGCCCAAACGTAGGCAAGTCCACCTTGTTTAACCAAATGACCCGGACTCGGGATGCGTTGGTTGCGGATTTTCCGGGCCTGACTCGCGATCGGAAGTACGGCGAAGGTTTCTACGAGGATCGAAAGTTTATTGTTATTGATACTGGTGGGCTCACAGGCCAAGAGGCCGGTTTGGACTCGGAAATGGCTCAGCAGTCCCTTCAGGCCGTGGACGAGGCGGATATCGTATTGTTTTTGGTGGACGGCCGAGCCGGTCTGACCGCCGGCGATGAGGTCATTGCCGACCACCTGCGCCGCTCCGACAAACAAGCCCATTTGGTGGTTAATAAAACCGATGGGCAAGATCCCGACGTGGCAGCAGCTGACTTCTACAAGTTGGGTTTTCAATCGGTTTTCATGATTGCAGCTGCCCATAACCGAGGTGTCCGGTCCTTGCTTGAACATTTGCTTCCGGAGCCTGAAGAGCCTTCGGAGCAAGACCGTGCGGATCGTTATCCGGGGATTCGTATCGGCGTGGTGGGGCGCCCGAACGTGGGCAAGTCCACGCTGGTTAACCGCATGCTCGGAGAAGAACGGGTTGTGGTTTATGACATGCCCGGCACAACGCGTGACAGCATTTATATCCCGTACGAGCGGCACGGTCACGAGTACACCCTGATTGATACCGCGGGTGTTCGCCGTCGTAAGAACGTGAAAGAAGTCGTTGAGAAGTTTTCCATCATCAAAACGTTGCAAGCCATTGATGATGCCCATGTAGTCATTCTGGTGATCGACGCGCGGGAAGGGTTGGTCGATCAGGATTTGCACCTGATCGGTTTTGTGCTGGATGCTGGCCGTTCGCTTGTCATTGCGATCAACAAGTGGGATGGCATGGATTCGGAAGACCGGGCCAAGGTCAAAGAGCAGGTAGCGCGCCGTCTGGACTTCCTCGATTACGCAGACAAGTACTATATTTCTGCATTGCACGGTACCGGTGTCGGCACCATGTACGAGTCTGTTCAGGCTAGCTACGAATCATCCATGGCCAAGTGGCCAACGAATCGCCTGACAGCCATTCTCGAAGACGCGATTGCCCAGCACCAGCCGCCCATGGTTCATGGCCGACGCATTAAGCTTCGGTACGCTCACCAGGGTGGGTCCAACCCGCCGGTTATTGTGGTGCACGGAAACCAGGTTGGTTCCTTGCCGGGTGCCTATAAGCGTTACCTGGAAAATACCTTCCGCAAGGTGTTGAAAGTGGTTGGCTCACCCATTCGCTTCGAGTTCCGTGGCGGTGAAAACCCCTTTGCAAACAAAGTGGATCGCCTTACGCCGAGGCAGCGAGTCAAGAAAGATAACGATATGAAGAAAGGTCGTATCGTGAAGAGAGTCCGGCAGAAAAGCACCAAACGCTGA
- the pta gene encoding phosphate acetyltransferase — translation MAKSLFIAPTSMNSGLTSVCLGLLRALEQEGVSVGFYKPFTQSVHQGEAIHNGGKNSSVAFVRAHGEQQVPDPIPLKEAQQLLNRGKADLLLENVVGEYQKVAKDVDVVIIEGLVPDSGETYIARLNVEVARNLGSEVVLVSAPKDCSAKELDEELDFSARLFAAPSDPEVIAVILNKVGEPRQSRPDLSLHSKAQTPETDFRTSCNVFSSKRFHLLGQIPWDPQLLAPRVSDVARELGIKVLHEGQMHQRRVQKVSVCARTIRNMTDILKPGTLLVTPGDRDDIIVTTAVAALNGVPLAGLVLTGGLMPDDNIIELCRRALDTGLPILGSDNNTYESANRLAGLSPSVPIDDTERVEQTMEAIAKNIDTAWLEEHLKVARQRRLSPPAFRYQLSERSRAADKRIVLPEGSEPRTVQAAIVCHERRLARCALIAAPHEVQSVADSLGIQIPDDMEIIDPQAVRERYIEPMVELRKHKGLTTDQAEALLEDNVVLGTMMVAMDEADGLVSGAIHTTANTVRPALQLIKTHDNAKVVSSVFFMLLPQQVLVYGDCAINPDPNAEELADIAIQSAESAEAFGIEPVVAMISYSTGESGTGQDVEKVREATRIARERRPDLLIDGPLQYDAAVIESVGKSKAPDSKVAGKATVFVFPDLNTGNTTYKAVQRSANVVSVGPMLQGLRKPVNDLSRGALVEDIVFTIALTSVQAKQVEDAGAA, via the coding sequence ATGGCAAAAAGTCTTTTTATTGCGCCAACCTCAATGAACTCAGGGTTGACCTCGGTGTGCCTCGGGCTGCTTAGAGCTTTGGAACAAGAAGGCGTTAGCGTTGGCTTTTACAAGCCCTTTACTCAATCTGTCCACCAGGGCGAGGCCATACACAACGGCGGAAAAAACTCCTCCGTCGCGTTTGTAAGAGCCCACGGCGAACAACAGGTGCCGGACCCTATCCCGTTAAAAGAAGCGCAACAGCTACTGAACCGAGGTAAAGCAGACCTGCTACTGGAGAACGTGGTTGGTGAGTACCAGAAAGTCGCCAAAGACGTCGATGTCGTTATCATCGAAGGGCTCGTGCCAGACAGTGGCGAGACCTACATTGCCCGATTAAACGTAGAGGTAGCACGCAACCTCGGTTCCGAAGTGGTTCTGGTGAGCGCTCCCAAAGACTGCTCAGCCAAGGAGCTCGATGAAGAGCTCGACTTCTCGGCACGGTTATTCGCAGCACCGTCTGACCCCGAAGTGATTGCCGTCATCCTCAATAAAGTGGGCGAGCCGCGCCAATCCCGCCCGGACTTGTCGTTGCATTCGAAGGCTCAAACACCCGAGACCGATTTCCGAACTTCCTGCAACGTCTTTTCATCCAAGCGTTTCCACCTGCTTGGCCAAATCCCGTGGGATCCCCAACTCCTTGCACCGCGCGTATCAGACGTGGCCCGCGAGCTCGGTATAAAGGTATTGCACGAAGGCCAGATGCATCAGCGCCGGGTGCAAAAAGTGTCCGTGTGCGCGCGCACCATTCGCAACATGACAGACATATTGAAGCCCGGCACCCTGCTGGTCACACCGGGCGATCGCGACGATATCATCGTGACCACGGCCGTTGCCGCCCTGAATGGCGTGCCACTTGCCGGCTTGGTGCTAACCGGTGGCTTAATGCCTGATGACAACATTATCGAGCTATGCCGGCGCGCACTCGATACCGGGCTCCCGATCCTGGGCTCGGATAACAACACCTATGAATCTGCAAACAGGCTGGCCGGCCTTTCCCCATCGGTACCTATCGATGACACGGAACGGGTTGAGCAGACTATGGAAGCCATCGCGAAAAACATCGACACCGCCTGGCTTGAAGAGCACCTGAAAGTGGCCCGACAACGTCGGCTGTCGCCTCCAGCCTTCCGTTACCAACTGTCCGAGCGCTCTCGTGCCGCAGATAAACGCATCGTTTTGCCGGAAGGTAGTGAGCCCCGAACCGTCCAGGCAGCCATTGTCTGCCACGAAAGACGCCTTGCTCGCTGCGCGTTGATCGCTGCGCCTCACGAAGTGCAGTCGGTTGCGGATTCTCTGGGTATTCAAATCCCGGACGATATGGAGATTATCGATCCTCAGGCCGTTCGAGAACGCTACATTGAACCTATGGTCGAGCTTCGCAAACACAAGGGACTCACCACGGATCAAGCCGAAGCGCTCCTCGAAGACAACGTGGTTCTCGGCACTATGATGGTGGCCATGGACGAAGCCGACGGACTGGTTTCGGGCGCCATACACACCACGGCCAACACCGTCCGCCCTGCTCTGCAGCTGATCAAGACGCACGATAACGCCAAGGTGGTTTCGTCTGTATTTTTCATGCTGCTGCCGCAACAGGTGCTGGTATACGGCGACTGCGCCATTAACCCTGACCCGAACGCTGAGGAGCTGGCAGACATCGCCATACAGAGCGCCGAGTCGGCAGAAGCTTTCGGGATTGAGCCGGTTGTCGCTATGATCAGTTACAGCACAGGAGAGTCCGGAACCGGACAAGATGTAGAGAAAGTGCGGGAGGCCACACGTATTGCCCGTGAACGCCGGCCAGACCTGCTGATCGACGGCCCTCTTCAGTACGACGCAGCGGTAATCGAGAGCGTGGGCAAATCAAAGGCTCCCGACAGCAAAGTGGCGGGCAAGGCGACTGTATTCGTCTTTCCTGACCTCAACACCGGCAACACAACCTACAAGGCCGTTCAGCGAAGCGCTAACGTGGTCAGTGTAGGCCCGATGTTGCAGGGTTTGAGAAAACCGGTGAACGACCTCTCGCGAGGCGCCCTGGTAGAAGACATTGTCTTCACCATCGCCCTGACAAGTGTTCAGGCGAAACAAGTTGAAGATGCGGGAGCGGCCTGA
- a CDS encoding acetate/propionate family kinase encodes MDESILVVNSGSSSVKLALFDKHHQKKASALAERLNQADAIARINGSNEPVELPAHANHQNALQVLIETFSQKELLQGQPIAIGHRVVHGGETFRESALIDAGTIQAIKKVSGLAPLHNPVNLVGMDAMQALFPSVPQVAVFDTAYHQTLPEKAYRYALPKHCYEDWGVRRYGFHGTSHHFMVQEAARLLGKPIESTSIISAHLGNGCSITAIQDGKSVDTSMGLTPLEGLVMGTRSGDVDPGLFDYLSGRGVSASEVHTMLNNDSGLLGLSGHTNDMRTLCELAEHGDEPARLAIDVFCFRLARYIGAMTASLTHLDAVVFTGGIGENSAQVRQETIKHLSLLGLAIDPERNQQHGKNTDHRVSHPDSRFPILTIPTNEELVIAQEASRLAGI; translated from the coding sequence ATGGACGAATCAATACTGGTTGTAAACAGCGGCAGCTCCTCTGTGAAGCTCGCACTCTTCGACAAACACCATCAGAAGAAAGCATCAGCGCTGGCCGAAAGGCTAAACCAAGCAGACGCAATTGCTCGCATAAACGGCAGCAATGAGCCGGTTGAACTGCCCGCGCACGCGAATCATCAAAACGCACTCCAAGTGCTGATCGAAACCTTCAGCCAGAAAGAACTGCTCCAAGGTCAGCCGATCGCCATCGGTCATCGCGTTGTTCACGGCGGCGAAACGTTCCGTGAATCCGCGTTGATTGACGCGGGCACCATACAAGCCATCAAAAAGGTTTCGGGTCTTGCCCCACTCCACAACCCAGTGAACCTGGTGGGCATGGATGCCATGCAAGCGTTGTTTCCATCGGTGCCTCAGGTCGCGGTTTTTGACACCGCTTATCATCAAACCCTGCCCGAAAAAGCCTATCGATATGCATTGCCTAAGCACTGCTACGAAGATTGGGGCGTGCGCCGCTACGGTTTTCACGGCACCAGTCATCACTTTATGGTTCAGGAAGCAGCCCGGCTACTGGGAAAGCCTATCGAGAGCACATCGATTATTTCCGCCCACTTGGGGAACGGCTGCAGCATCACCGCCATACAAGACGGTAAAAGCGTCGATACCAGCATGGGTCTAACCCCTCTGGAAGGGCTTGTGATGGGCACGCGCAGCGGTGACGTTGATCCGGGATTGTTCGATTATCTGTCTGGCCGCGGGGTAAGCGCCAGCGAAGTTCACACTATGCTCAACAACGACAGCGGGCTATTGGGCCTATCCGGTCATACCAACGACATGCGCACTCTGTGCGAACTTGCCGAACACGGTGACGAACCCGCGCGATTAGCGATAGATGTATTCTGTTTCAGATTGGCCCGGTATATCGGTGCGATGACTGCGTCCCTCACCCATCTGGATGCCGTAGTCTTCACCGGTGGTATTGGTGAGAACAGCGCACAGGTAAGGCAGGAAACCATCAAACACCTGTCGCTGCTCGGTCTGGCGATCGATCCTGAGCGGAATCAACAGCACGGTAAAAACACCGATCATCGCGTGAGCCATCCCGATTCGCGATTTCCGATTCTCACTATCCCGACCAATGAAGAACTGGTGATCGCCCAAGAGGCCAGCCGACTGGCTGGCATCTGA